The following proteins are encoded in a genomic region of Takifugu rubripes chromosome 9, fTakRub1.2, whole genome shotgun sequence:
- the ppp6r3 gene encoding serine/threonine-protein phosphatase 6 regulatory subunit 3 isoform X3 has protein sequence MFWKFDLHTTSHIDTLLEKEDVTLLEVMDEDDVLQECKAQNHKLVDFLLRPQCMEDLVTFITQEPNTDVEEKVKYKYSNISCELLTSDINQINERLGEDEKLLMKLYGFLQNEPPLNPLLASFFSKVLSILIGRKPERIVEFLRKQEDFVDLMIKHIGTSAIMDLLLRMLTCIEPQQLRQDVLSWLNEEKVIQRLVDMVQPSQDEDRHSNASQSLCEIIRLSRDQMFQVQGCSEPDPLLATLEKQETVEQLLSNIFDKEKNESAIVSVIQILLTLFETRRPAFEGHMECPPGISHPSFSVNHSILEAVRPRLKDFHQLLLDPPKRNVIKTTWGVLDPPVGNTRLNVVRLVASLLQSNTHSINSELINLNTLGVILDMYFRYIWNNFLHIQVEICTAMILAMPPAPTDIQSDNEQDHSRESILITHLFQKCQFIQRIVEAWSSNEREQAEGGRRRGYMGHLTRIANSIVHNCDKGPNGTQIQRAVSDLAAADRENWEAFISGQLADTNKRNTVDLVNTHHIQSASDDEVDFKDSGFHQDSSLQQMQQMTSNFIEQFGFNDEEFADQDDVVDIPFDRISDINFSLNTNESANIALFEARCKEKIRQFEDAGSDEEDIWDEKDVTFAPESQRRPRSSGSTDSEESTDSEEEDVKRDPFEAANPNTDDRMEVDTGPVWTANFDDIPMDTGTSTAASAAAPSPPSPPPAESGWSSSAAANSNSETGWADFSSFTPVSPKDPLRCNSPVAMETSAETVDPLGVNASMQHEDCDGWLQTGASPPPSDAHSDAAASKPEEDAACCEQRSITETVTNGSMKETVSLTVDAKTETAVFKRVLKSYRDEDKSAASEDYSGGEGVDAETPGFSSPAVTCCSRKGDKCRPSAELPNGPGVEEATEQPKLDQSVVSAEPAVNGPA, from the exons ATGTTTTGGAAATTTGACCTCCACACCACGTCGCACATCGACACTCTGTTGGAGAAAGAGGATGTGACGCTGTTGGAGGTGATGGACGAAGACGACGTCCTGCAGGAGTGCAAGGCCCAGAACCACAAACTGgtggacttcctgctgagaCCACAGTGCATGGAGGACCTGGTTACCTTCATCACGCAGGAGCCCAACACCGACGTCGAAGAGAAGGTCAAATACAA ATATTCCAACATATCATGCGAGCTCCTCACATCAGACATCAACCAGATCAACGAGAGACTCGGAGAGGATGAAAaactgctgatgaagctgtACGGCTTCCTCCAAAACGAGCCCCCTCTCAATCCCCTCCTggccagcttcttctccaagGTCCTCTCCATCCTTATTGGACGTAAACCTGAAAGG ATAGTGGAGTTTCTACGGAAACAGGAGGACTTTGTTGACTTGATGATCAAACACATCGGGACATCCGCTATCATGGACTTACTTCTGCGGATGCTCACCTGCATCGAGCCCCAGCAGCTCCGGCAGGATGTGCTCAGC TGGCTGAATGAGGAGAAGGTGATCCAGAGGCTGGTGGACATGGTACAACCTTCTCAGGATGAGGAC AGACACTCCAATGCCTCTCAGTCTCTCTGTGAGATCATCCGACTGAGCAgagaccagatgttccaggtcCAGGGCTGCTCAGAGCCTGACCCACTTCTAGCCACACTTGAAAA GCAGGAAACGGTGGAGCAGCTTCTGTCTAACATCTTTGATAAAGAGAAGAACGAGTCTGCCATCGTCAGTGTCATCCAGATCCTCCTCACCTTGTttgagaccaggagaccagc GTTTGAGGGTCACATGGAATGTCCTCCTGGAATATCTCATCCCTCCTTCTCAGTCAACCACAGCATCCTGGAGGCTGTGAGACCCCGACTCAAAGACTttcaccagctgctcctggacccCCCAAAG AGAAATGTCATAAAGACCACCTGGGGGGTGCTGGACCCCCCCGTGGGAAACACCAGGCTGAATGTGGTCAGACTGGTCGCCAGCCTGTtgcagagcaacacacacagcatcaaCTCAGAACTCATTAACCTCAACACACTGGGAGTCATACTA GATATGTATTTCAGATACATCTGGAACAACTTCCTtcacattcaggtggagatttGCACAGCCATGATTCTGGCTATGCCTCCCGCTCCCACTGACATCCAGTCAGACAACGAGCAGGACCATTCAAGAGAGAGCATCCTCATCACTCAT CTGTTTCAGAAGTGCCAGTTCATACAGAGAATCGTGGAAGCCTGGAGCTCCAATGAGAGAGAACA ggcagAAGGTGGTCGGCGACGAGGCTACATGGGTCACCTGACCAGGATAGCCAACTCTATAGTTCATAACTGTGACAAGGGTCCGAACGGAACGCAGATACAACGGGCCGTCTCTG ACCTTGCTGCTGCAGATCGAGAGAACTGGGAGGCTTTTATTTCAGGGCAGCTGGCTGATACGAACAAGAGGAACACGGTGGACTTG GTGAACACTCACCACATCCAATCTGCCAGTGATGACGAGGTGGACTTCAAGGACAGTGGCTTCCATCAGGACTCCTCTCTGCAACAA ATGCAACAAATGACGTCCAATTTTATTGAGCAGTTCGGCTTCAACGATGAAGAGTTTGCTGATCAGGACGATGTTGTGGA TATTCCCTTTGATAGAATTTCAGACATCAATTTTTCTCTCAATACAAATGAAAGT GCAAATATAGCTCTGTTTGAGGCGCGCTGTAAGGAGAAAATCCGTCAGTTTGAGGATGCTGGATCCGATGAGGAGGATATCTGGGATGAGAAAGATGTGACCTTTGCCCCCGAGTCACAGAGACGTCCCAG GAGCTCAGGCAGCACAGACAGTGAGGAGAGCACagactctgaggaagaggatgtgaaGAGGGACCCATTTGAAGCTGCCAACCCCAACACTGACGACAGAATGGAAGTGGACACAG GGCCCGTGTGGACAGCTAATTTTGATGACATCCCCATGGACACCGGTACGTCCACGGCGGCCAGCGCGGCGGCGCCGTctcctccatcccctcctcctgctgaatCGGGCTggagctcctctgctgctgccaacTCCAACTCTGAGACGGGCTGGGCGGACTTCTCCAGCTTCACCCCCGTCAG ccccaAAGACCCTCTGAGGTGCAATTCTCCGGTCGCTATGGAAACCAGTGCAGAGACGGTGGACCCTCTGGGAGTCAACGCCTCAATGCAGCATGAAG ACTGCGACGGCTGGCTGCAGACCGGTGCGTCGCCCCCCCCCTCGGACGCTCACAGCGACGCCGCGGCCTCCAAACCGGAGGAGGACGCAGCCTGTTGCGAGCAGCGCAGCATCACAGAGACCGTCACCAACGGCTCCATGAAGGAAACGGTCAGCTTGACCGTCGACGCCAAGACCGAGACCGCCGTCTTCAAGAG AGTGTTGAAATCTTATCG TGATGAAGACAAGAGCGCTGCTTCAGAGGACTACTCAGGAGGGGAGGGCGTGGACGCGGAGACGCCGGGGTTCAGCAGCCCAGCCGTGACCTGCTGCTCTAGAAAAGG TGACAAGTGTCGTCCCTCTGCGGAGCTCCCCAATGGTCCCGGAGTGGAAGAAGCCACAGAGCAGCCAAA ACTGGACCAGAGCGTGGTGTCGGCAGAGCCAGCTGTGAACGGACCAGCATGA
- the ppp6r3 gene encoding serine/threonine-protein phosphatase 6 regulatory subunit 3 isoform X1 produces MFWKFDLHTTSHIDTLLEKEDVTLLEVMDEDDVLQECKAQNHKLVDFLLRPQCMEDLVTFITQEPNTDVEEKVKYKYSNISCELLTSDINQINERLGEDEKLLMKLYGFLQNEPPLNPLLASFFSKVLSILIGRKPERIVEFLRKQEDFVDLMIKHIGTSAIMDLLLRMLTCIEPQQLRQDVLSWLNEEKVIQRLVDMVQPSQDEDRHSNASQSLCEIIRLSRDQMFQVQGCSEPDPLLATLEKQETVEQLLSNIFDKEKNESAIVSVIQILLTLFETRRPAFEGHMECPPGISHPSFSVNHSILEAVRPRLKDFHQLLLDPPKRNVIKTTWGVLDPPVGNTRLNVVRLVASLLQSNTHSINSELINLNTLGVILDMYFRYIWNNFLHIQVEICTAMILAMPPAPTDIQSDNEQDHSRESILITHLFQKCQFIQRIVEAWSSNEREQAEGGRRRGYMGHLTRIANSIVHNCDKGPNGTQIQRAVSDLAAADRENWEAFISGQLADTNKRNTVDLVNTHHIQSASDDEVDFKDSGFHQDSSLQQAFSDYQMQQMTSNFIEQFGFNDEEFADQDDVVDIPFDRISDINFSLNTNESANIALFEARCKEKIRQFEDAGSDEEDIWDEKDVTFAPESQRRPRSSGSTDSEESTDSEEEDVKRDPFEAANPNTDDRMEVDTGPVWTANFDDIPMDTGTSTAASAAAPSPPSPPPAESGWSSSAAANSNSETGWADFSSFTPVSPKDPLRCNSPVAMETSAETVDPLGVNASMQHEDCDGWLQTGASPPPSDAHSDAAASKPEEDAACCEQRSITETVTNGSMKETVSLTVDAKTETAVFKRVLKSYRDEDKSAASEDYSGGEGVDAETPGFSSPAVTCCSRKGDKCRPSAELPNGPGVEEATEQPKLDQSVVSAEPAVNGPA; encoded by the exons ATGTTTTGGAAATTTGACCTCCACACCACGTCGCACATCGACACTCTGTTGGAGAAAGAGGATGTGACGCTGTTGGAGGTGATGGACGAAGACGACGTCCTGCAGGAGTGCAAGGCCCAGAACCACAAACTGgtggacttcctgctgagaCCACAGTGCATGGAGGACCTGGTTACCTTCATCACGCAGGAGCCCAACACCGACGTCGAAGAGAAGGTCAAATACAA ATATTCCAACATATCATGCGAGCTCCTCACATCAGACATCAACCAGATCAACGAGAGACTCGGAGAGGATGAAAaactgctgatgaagctgtACGGCTTCCTCCAAAACGAGCCCCCTCTCAATCCCCTCCTggccagcttcttctccaagGTCCTCTCCATCCTTATTGGACGTAAACCTGAAAGG ATAGTGGAGTTTCTACGGAAACAGGAGGACTTTGTTGACTTGATGATCAAACACATCGGGACATCCGCTATCATGGACTTACTTCTGCGGATGCTCACCTGCATCGAGCCCCAGCAGCTCCGGCAGGATGTGCTCAGC TGGCTGAATGAGGAGAAGGTGATCCAGAGGCTGGTGGACATGGTACAACCTTCTCAGGATGAGGAC AGACACTCCAATGCCTCTCAGTCTCTCTGTGAGATCATCCGACTGAGCAgagaccagatgttccaggtcCAGGGCTGCTCAGAGCCTGACCCACTTCTAGCCACACTTGAAAA GCAGGAAACGGTGGAGCAGCTTCTGTCTAACATCTTTGATAAAGAGAAGAACGAGTCTGCCATCGTCAGTGTCATCCAGATCCTCCTCACCTTGTttgagaccaggagaccagc GTTTGAGGGTCACATGGAATGTCCTCCTGGAATATCTCATCCCTCCTTCTCAGTCAACCACAGCATCCTGGAGGCTGTGAGACCCCGACTCAAAGACTttcaccagctgctcctggacccCCCAAAG AGAAATGTCATAAAGACCACCTGGGGGGTGCTGGACCCCCCCGTGGGAAACACCAGGCTGAATGTGGTCAGACTGGTCGCCAGCCTGTtgcagagcaacacacacagcatcaaCTCAGAACTCATTAACCTCAACACACTGGGAGTCATACTA GATATGTATTTCAGATACATCTGGAACAACTTCCTtcacattcaggtggagatttGCACAGCCATGATTCTGGCTATGCCTCCCGCTCCCACTGACATCCAGTCAGACAACGAGCAGGACCATTCAAGAGAGAGCATCCTCATCACTCAT CTGTTTCAGAAGTGCCAGTTCATACAGAGAATCGTGGAAGCCTGGAGCTCCAATGAGAGAGAACA ggcagAAGGTGGTCGGCGACGAGGCTACATGGGTCACCTGACCAGGATAGCCAACTCTATAGTTCATAACTGTGACAAGGGTCCGAACGGAACGCAGATACAACGGGCCGTCTCTG ACCTTGCTGCTGCAGATCGAGAGAACTGGGAGGCTTTTATTTCAGGGCAGCTGGCTGATACGAACAAGAGGAACACGGTGGACTTG GTGAACACTCACCACATCCAATCTGCCAGTGATGACGAGGTGGACTTCAAGGACAGTGGCTTCCATCAGGACTCCTCTCTGCAACAA GCCTTTTCTGATTATCAGATGCAACAAATGACGTCCAATTTTATTGAGCAGTTCGGCTTCAACGATGAAGAGTTTGCTGATCAGGACGATGTTGTGGA TATTCCCTTTGATAGAATTTCAGACATCAATTTTTCTCTCAATACAAATGAAAGT GCAAATATAGCTCTGTTTGAGGCGCGCTGTAAGGAGAAAATCCGTCAGTTTGAGGATGCTGGATCCGATGAGGAGGATATCTGGGATGAGAAAGATGTGACCTTTGCCCCCGAGTCACAGAGACGTCCCAG GAGCTCAGGCAGCACAGACAGTGAGGAGAGCACagactctgaggaagaggatgtgaaGAGGGACCCATTTGAAGCTGCCAACCCCAACACTGACGACAGAATGGAAGTGGACACAG GGCCCGTGTGGACAGCTAATTTTGATGACATCCCCATGGACACCGGTACGTCCACGGCGGCCAGCGCGGCGGCGCCGTctcctccatcccctcctcctgctgaatCGGGCTggagctcctctgctgctgccaacTCCAACTCTGAGACGGGCTGGGCGGACTTCTCCAGCTTCACCCCCGTCAG ccccaAAGACCCTCTGAGGTGCAATTCTCCGGTCGCTATGGAAACCAGTGCAGAGACGGTGGACCCTCTGGGAGTCAACGCCTCAATGCAGCATGAAG ACTGCGACGGCTGGCTGCAGACCGGTGCGTCGCCCCCCCCCTCGGACGCTCACAGCGACGCCGCGGCCTCCAAACCGGAGGAGGACGCAGCCTGTTGCGAGCAGCGCAGCATCACAGAGACCGTCACCAACGGCTCCATGAAGGAAACGGTCAGCTTGACCGTCGACGCCAAGACCGAGACCGCCGTCTTCAAGAG AGTGTTGAAATCTTATCG TGATGAAGACAAGAGCGCTGCTTCAGAGGACTACTCAGGAGGGGAGGGCGTGGACGCGGAGACGCCGGGGTTCAGCAGCCCAGCCGTGACCTGCTGCTCTAGAAAAGG TGACAAGTGTCGTCCCTCTGCGGAGCTCCCCAATGGTCCCGGAGTGGAAGAAGCCACAGAGCAGCCAAA ACTGGACCAGAGCGTGGTGTCGGCAGAGCCAGCTGTGAACGGACCAGCATGA
- the ppp6r3 gene encoding serine/threonine-protein phosphatase 6 regulatory subunit 3 isoform X4 translates to MFWKFDLHTTSHIDTLLEKEDVTLLEVMDEDDVLQECKAQNHKLVDFLLRPQCMEDLVTFITQEPNTDVEEKVKYKYSNISCELLTSDINQINERLGEDEKLLMKLYGFLQNEPPLNPLLASFFSKVLSILIGRKPERIVEFLRKQEDFVDLMIKHIGTSAIMDLLLRMLTCIEPQQLRQDVLSWLNEEKVIQRLVDMVQPSQDEDRHSNASQSLCEIIRLSRDQMFQVQGCSEPDPLLATLEKQETVEQLLSNIFDKEKNESAIVSVIQILLTLFETRRPAFEGHMECPPGISHPSFSVNHSILEAVRPRLKDFHQLLLDPPKRNVIKTTWGVLDPPVGNTRLNVVRLVASLLQSNTHSINSELINLNTLGVILDMYFRYIWNNFLHIQVEICTAMILAMPPAPTDIQSDNEQDHSRESILITHLFQKCQFIQRIVEAWSSNEREQAEGGRRRGYMGHLTRIANSIVHNCDKGPNGTQIQRAVSDLAAADRENWEAFISGQLADTNKRNTVDLVNTHHIQSASDDEVDFKDSGFHQDSSLQQFGFNDEEFADQDDVVDIPFDRISDINFSLNTNESANIALFEARCKEKIRQFEDAGSDEEDIWDEKDVTFAPESQRRPRSSGSTDSEESTDSEEEDVKRDPFEAANPNTDDRMEVDTGPVWTANFDDIPMDTGTSTAASAAAPSPPSPPPAESGWSSSAAANSNSETGWADFSSFTPVSPKDPLRCNSPVAMETSAETVDPLGVNASMQHEDCDGWLQTGASPPPSDAHSDAAASKPEEDAACCEQRSITETVTNGSMKETVSLTVDAKTETAVFKRVLKSYRDEDKSAASEDYSGGEGVDAETPGFSSPAVTCCSRKGDKCRPSAELPNGPGVEEATEQPKLDQSVVSAEPAVNGPA, encoded by the exons ATGTTTTGGAAATTTGACCTCCACACCACGTCGCACATCGACACTCTGTTGGAGAAAGAGGATGTGACGCTGTTGGAGGTGATGGACGAAGACGACGTCCTGCAGGAGTGCAAGGCCCAGAACCACAAACTGgtggacttcctgctgagaCCACAGTGCATGGAGGACCTGGTTACCTTCATCACGCAGGAGCCCAACACCGACGTCGAAGAGAAGGTCAAATACAA ATATTCCAACATATCATGCGAGCTCCTCACATCAGACATCAACCAGATCAACGAGAGACTCGGAGAGGATGAAAaactgctgatgaagctgtACGGCTTCCTCCAAAACGAGCCCCCTCTCAATCCCCTCCTggccagcttcttctccaagGTCCTCTCCATCCTTATTGGACGTAAACCTGAAAGG ATAGTGGAGTTTCTACGGAAACAGGAGGACTTTGTTGACTTGATGATCAAACACATCGGGACATCCGCTATCATGGACTTACTTCTGCGGATGCTCACCTGCATCGAGCCCCAGCAGCTCCGGCAGGATGTGCTCAGC TGGCTGAATGAGGAGAAGGTGATCCAGAGGCTGGTGGACATGGTACAACCTTCTCAGGATGAGGAC AGACACTCCAATGCCTCTCAGTCTCTCTGTGAGATCATCCGACTGAGCAgagaccagatgttccaggtcCAGGGCTGCTCAGAGCCTGACCCACTTCTAGCCACACTTGAAAA GCAGGAAACGGTGGAGCAGCTTCTGTCTAACATCTTTGATAAAGAGAAGAACGAGTCTGCCATCGTCAGTGTCATCCAGATCCTCCTCACCTTGTttgagaccaggagaccagc GTTTGAGGGTCACATGGAATGTCCTCCTGGAATATCTCATCCCTCCTTCTCAGTCAACCACAGCATCCTGGAGGCTGTGAGACCCCGACTCAAAGACTttcaccagctgctcctggacccCCCAAAG AGAAATGTCATAAAGACCACCTGGGGGGTGCTGGACCCCCCCGTGGGAAACACCAGGCTGAATGTGGTCAGACTGGTCGCCAGCCTGTtgcagagcaacacacacagcatcaaCTCAGAACTCATTAACCTCAACACACTGGGAGTCATACTA GATATGTATTTCAGATACATCTGGAACAACTTCCTtcacattcaggtggagatttGCACAGCCATGATTCTGGCTATGCCTCCCGCTCCCACTGACATCCAGTCAGACAACGAGCAGGACCATTCAAGAGAGAGCATCCTCATCACTCAT CTGTTTCAGAAGTGCCAGTTCATACAGAGAATCGTGGAAGCCTGGAGCTCCAATGAGAGAGAACA ggcagAAGGTGGTCGGCGACGAGGCTACATGGGTCACCTGACCAGGATAGCCAACTCTATAGTTCATAACTGTGACAAGGGTCCGAACGGAACGCAGATACAACGGGCCGTCTCTG ACCTTGCTGCTGCAGATCGAGAGAACTGGGAGGCTTTTATTTCAGGGCAGCTGGCTGATACGAACAAGAGGAACACGGTGGACTTG GTGAACACTCACCACATCCAATCTGCCAGTGATGACGAGGTGGACTTCAAGGACAGTGGCTTCCATCAGGACTCCTCTCTGCAACAA TTCGGCTTCAACGATGAAGAGTTTGCTGATCAGGACGATGTTGTGGA TATTCCCTTTGATAGAATTTCAGACATCAATTTTTCTCTCAATACAAATGAAAGT GCAAATATAGCTCTGTTTGAGGCGCGCTGTAAGGAGAAAATCCGTCAGTTTGAGGATGCTGGATCCGATGAGGAGGATATCTGGGATGAGAAAGATGTGACCTTTGCCCCCGAGTCACAGAGACGTCCCAG GAGCTCAGGCAGCACAGACAGTGAGGAGAGCACagactctgaggaagaggatgtgaaGAGGGACCCATTTGAAGCTGCCAACCCCAACACTGACGACAGAATGGAAGTGGACACAG GGCCCGTGTGGACAGCTAATTTTGATGACATCCCCATGGACACCGGTACGTCCACGGCGGCCAGCGCGGCGGCGCCGTctcctccatcccctcctcctgctgaatCGGGCTggagctcctctgctgctgccaacTCCAACTCTGAGACGGGCTGGGCGGACTTCTCCAGCTTCACCCCCGTCAG ccccaAAGACCCTCTGAGGTGCAATTCTCCGGTCGCTATGGAAACCAGTGCAGAGACGGTGGACCCTCTGGGAGTCAACGCCTCAATGCAGCATGAAG ACTGCGACGGCTGGCTGCAGACCGGTGCGTCGCCCCCCCCCTCGGACGCTCACAGCGACGCCGCGGCCTCCAAACCGGAGGAGGACGCAGCCTGTTGCGAGCAGCGCAGCATCACAGAGACCGTCACCAACGGCTCCATGAAGGAAACGGTCAGCTTGACCGTCGACGCCAAGACCGAGACCGCCGTCTTCAAGAG AGTGTTGAAATCTTATCG TGATGAAGACAAGAGCGCTGCTTCAGAGGACTACTCAGGAGGGGAGGGCGTGGACGCGGAGACGCCGGGGTTCAGCAGCCCAGCCGTGACCTGCTGCTCTAGAAAAGG TGACAAGTGTCGTCCCTCTGCGGAGCTCCCCAATGGTCCCGGAGTGGAAGAAGCCACAGAGCAGCCAAA ACTGGACCAGAGCGTGGTGTCGGCAGAGCCAGCTGTGAACGGACCAGCATGA
- the ppp6r3 gene encoding serine/threonine-protein phosphatase 6 regulatory subunit 3 isoform X2 has product MFWKFDLHTTSHIDTLLEKEDVTLLEVMDEDDVLQECKAQNHKLVDFLLRPQCMEDLVTFITQEPNTDVEEKVKYKYSNISCELLTSDINQINERLGEDEKLLMKLYGFLQNEPPLNPLLASFFSKVLSILIGRKPERIVEFLRKQEDFVDLMIKHIGTSAIMDLLLRMLTCIEPQQLRQDVLSWLNEEKVIQRLVDMVQPSQDEDRHSNASQSLCEIIRLSRDQMFQVQGCSEPDPLLATLEKQETVEQLLSNIFDKEKNESAIVSVIQILLTLFETRRPAFEGHMECPPGISHPSFSVNHSILEAVRPRLKDFHQLLLDPPKRNVIKTTWGVLDPPVGNTRLNVVRLVASLLQSNTHSINSELINLNTLGVILDMYFRYIWNNFLHIQVEICTAMILAMPPAPTDIQSDNEQDHSRESILITHLFQKCQFIQRIVEAWSSNEREQAEGGRRRGYMGHLTRIANSIVHNCDKGPNGTQIQRAVSDLAAADRENWEAFISGQLADTNKRNTVDLVNTHHIQSASDDEVDFKDSGFHQDSSLQQAFSDYQMQQMTSNFIEQFGFNDEEFADQDDVVDIPFDRISDINFSLNTNESANIALFEARCKEKIRQFEDAGSDEEDIWDEKDVTFAPESQRRPRSSGSTDSEESTDSEEEDVKRDPFEAANPNTDDRMEVDTGPVWTANFDDIPMDTGTSTAASAAAPSPPSPPPAESGWSSSAAANSNSETGWADFSSFTPVSPKDPLRCNSPVAMETSAETVDPLGVNASMQHEDCDGWLQTGASPPPSDAHSDAAASKPEEDAACCEQRSITETVTNGSMKETVSLTVDAKTETAVFKSDEDKSAASEDYSGGEGVDAETPGFSSPAVTCCSRKGDKCRPSAELPNGPGVEEATEQPKLDQSVVSAEPAVNGPA; this is encoded by the exons ATGTTTTGGAAATTTGACCTCCACACCACGTCGCACATCGACACTCTGTTGGAGAAAGAGGATGTGACGCTGTTGGAGGTGATGGACGAAGACGACGTCCTGCAGGAGTGCAAGGCCCAGAACCACAAACTGgtggacttcctgctgagaCCACAGTGCATGGAGGACCTGGTTACCTTCATCACGCAGGAGCCCAACACCGACGTCGAAGAGAAGGTCAAATACAA ATATTCCAACATATCATGCGAGCTCCTCACATCAGACATCAACCAGATCAACGAGAGACTCGGAGAGGATGAAAaactgctgatgaagctgtACGGCTTCCTCCAAAACGAGCCCCCTCTCAATCCCCTCCTggccagcttcttctccaagGTCCTCTCCATCCTTATTGGACGTAAACCTGAAAGG ATAGTGGAGTTTCTACGGAAACAGGAGGACTTTGTTGACTTGATGATCAAACACATCGGGACATCCGCTATCATGGACTTACTTCTGCGGATGCTCACCTGCATCGAGCCCCAGCAGCTCCGGCAGGATGTGCTCAGC TGGCTGAATGAGGAGAAGGTGATCCAGAGGCTGGTGGACATGGTACAACCTTCTCAGGATGAGGAC AGACACTCCAATGCCTCTCAGTCTCTCTGTGAGATCATCCGACTGAGCAgagaccagatgttccaggtcCAGGGCTGCTCAGAGCCTGACCCACTTCTAGCCACACTTGAAAA GCAGGAAACGGTGGAGCAGCTTCTGTCTAACATCTTTGATAAAGAGAAGAACGAGTCTGCCATCGTCAGTGTCATCCAGATCCTCCTCACCTTGTttgagaccaggagaccagc GTTTGAGGGTCACATGGAATGTCCTCCTGGAATATCTCATCCCTCCTTCTCAGTCAACCACAGCATCCTGGAGGCTGTGAGACCCCGACTCAAAGACTttcaccagctgctcctggacccCCCAAAG AGAAATGTCATAAAGACCACCTGGGGGGTGCTGGACCCCCCCGTGGGAAACACCAGGCTGAATGTGGTCAGACTGGTCGCCAGCCTGTtgcagagcaacacacacagcatcaaCTCAGAACTCATTAACCTCAACACACTGGGAGTCATACTA GATATGTATTTCAGATACATCTGGAACAACTTCCTtcacattcaggtggagatttGCACAGCCATGATTCTGGCTATGCCTCCCGCTCCCACTGACATCCAGTCAGACAACGAGCAGGACCATTCAAGAGAGAGCATCCTCATCACTCAT CTGTTTCAGAAGTGCCAGTTCATACAGAGAATCGTGGAAGCCTGGAGCTCCAATGAGAGAGAACA ggcagAAGGTGGTCGGCGACGAGGCTACATGGGTCACCTGACCAGGATAGCCAACTCTATAGTTCATAACTGTGACAAGGGTCCGAACGGAACGCAGATACAACGGGCCGTCTCTG ACCTTGCTGCTGCAGATCGAGAGAACTGGGAGGCTTTTATTTCAGGGCAGCTGGCTGATACGAACAAGAGGAACACGGTGGACTTG GTGAACACTCACCACATCCAATCTGCCAGTGATGACGAGGTGGACTTCAAGGACAGTGGCTTCCATCAGGACTCCTCTCTGCAACAA GCCTTTTCTGATTATCAGATGCAACAAATGACGTCCAATTTTATTGAGCAGTTCGGCTTCAACGATGAAGAGTTTGCTGATCAGGACGATGTTGTGGA TATTCCCTTTGATAGAATTTCAGACATCAATTTTTCTCTCAATACAAATGAAAGT GCAAATATAGCTCTGTTTGAGGCGCGCTGTAAGGAGAAAATCCGTCAGTTTGAGGATGCTGGATCCGATGAGGAGGATATCTGGGATGAGAAAGATGTGACCTTTGCCCCCGAGTCACAGAGACGTCCCAG GAGCTCAGGCAGCACAGACAGTGAGGAGAGCACagactctgaggaagaggatgtgaaGAGGGACCCATTTGAAGCTGCCAACCCCAACACTGACGACAGAATGGAAGTGGACACAG GGCCCGTGTGGACAGCTAATTTTGATGACATCCCCATGGACACCGGTACGTCCACGGCGGCCAGCGCGGCGGCGCCGTctcctccatcccctcctcctgctgaatCGGGCTggagctcctctgctgctgccaacTCCAACTCTGAGACGGGCTGGGCGGACTTCTCCAGCTTCACCCCCGTCAG ccccaAAGACCCTCTGAGGTGCAATTCTCCGGTCGCTATGGAAACCAGTGCAGAGACGGTGGACCCTCTGGGAGTCAACGCCTCAATGCAGCATGAAG ACTGCGACGGCTGGCTGCAGACCGGTGCGTCGCCCCCCCCCTCGGACGCTCACAGCGACGCCGCGGCCTCCAAACCGGAGGAGGACGCAGCCTGTTGCGAGCAGCGCAGCATCACAGAGACCGTCACCAACGGCTCCATGAAGGAAACGGTCAGCTTGACCGTCGACGCCAAGACCGAGACCGCCGTCTTCAAGAG TGATGAAGACAAGAGCGCTGCTTCAGAGGACTACTCAGGAGGGGAGGGCGTGGACGCGGAGACGCCGGGGTTCAGCAGCCCAGCCGTGACCTGCTGCTCTAGAAAAGG TGACAAGTGTCGTCCCTCTGCGGAGCTCCCCAATGGTCCCGGAGTGGAAGAAGCCACAGAGCAGCCAAA ACTGGACCAGAGCGTGGTGTCGGCAGAGCCAGCTGTGAACGGACCAGCATGA